In Brassica napus cultivar Da-Ae chromosome A3, Da-Ae, whole genome shotgun sequence, the sequence GTCAACTAGAGAATGACGTGGTGCATGTGGCTCTCACATGTTATGTAACTAGCAACTACGGGACGGGacaaaagttaaaacaaaagcCCCCGAGCGCCGTCCAGATCGGGGGAGGAAGACTAGACCCAGAAATGGCTTAGCTGTTttacttattaatttaatttaatttaatttaaaagacCATTTCATTCAATAATTCggattatttatttcttatgtacaatttgttaattttataatattaaatttaactaTATAGAAATGTGATTGATTTACACAACTAACCATTACAGTTGTTGTCGCGCTATTGAACTGTGACGATTGGGccttttatttattgttataaaatttgtTGTTCTTCTTTAGTGTACAAGATTCAAATGATTGATCATACTTTACAACTGAAATTGAACTGACGAATATAGTTTTAAGATTTgatgattattattatatttccgATACATTGTGGTACATGTGCTGCTGCTTTGATGTTCATTGAAACATGAATGTCCCGACCGACCTAATTCGAATATTTGTGTACTTTCATTGACATTCTATAGACTATAGAACACACACAtgattagcttttttttttcttttggaaagAGTGTACAAAAACCAAGAAAACAAATGATTAATTCGTTATTTATTGTATTGACAACtgggaaataaaaaaaaaaaggcaattTCTTATAGTATTCCCACCATTCAATCATAAAATGCTTAGTAGCCAAAAACAAACATGTTAACTTATATCATCGCTGTATTATCCGGGTgtaataattaatgaaaaaaagtCTTATAAATATCATACTGTGAATGCATAGTATTGAACTTTTTCGATAAATCCATCTTGACGATCATGAAGTGTACAGAGAGGATTGGTCTTGTAACGGccaaaataaaacttttttaattCTATAATCTTtcgtgcaaaaaaaaaagtcttaataaaaacataaattagtgACAAAAGCAGTAGTCCACTGTGACCATTTAAAAGCCAAGTTGAGTTGTTGGTGAAACTAATGGTGGAGTAGTGGAACACCCATTCTGATTATAGCCAACGGCAATTCTATACTCCATTAATTTGATCGAGTAGTCTATTATTGGATAATCAACAAAAACTGgcaattaatttagtgaaagTTGCTATAACTATTGGATCATTAACAAAATTTGGCAATTAATTTAATGAAAGTTGCTAAAATTGTGAACTAATGGTCATTATAGCACTTTTAACGCGCCAATATGTAGACGGTTTAACGACTAATGTAGTCTGTTATTGAAGCCAGGAGTTCTCGTTACTCATAAAATCACAATGGAACCATTACAAGGAAGTGATCATATTATGTTGTTTAAAAGCGAGCCCTTAATTACGTCGGAGTGTGACGTCGACGCGCCGTTTTGAGGTATAAAAAcgcaagaaagaaaaaaaacagagtaactAGAAAGAAGAACAGAGCTGTGGAAATGTGAGACAGATCGAAACGTGTTAATTTCTCTGTCATTCGAGTACTTGGATTCGGtctcagaaagaaaacaaacgTGCACACAcacagagagagaaaaaaagagagagagagagagagagagagtcgccATTAGAATACTCGAgtgaaaaaaaacagagagagagagagagagacagaacaGAACAGAGGAATATAATATACATTGACCTCTCTGTCTTAAGGGGCAAGCACAtggctctctctcctcttctccgTAAAATCgcgtattttttttaattttatcctATCTTTCACAATTCACATGCaccctctcttctcttcattgGTTAATTAATCTTCCCAATGCTCATCATTTGAAGTTTATTTACTCTACCCAGGAGACTCTCTTCAGATCTATTTACTGTtcattcttcttccttctttctCTGTTAATCTCCCAGTGATCGGAGCCGGTGAaggttagcttttttttttcttctttcccgGCTGCTTTTGcaatttgtgtttctttttccgATCATAGCTCAAAACTCAAAAGGTTTCATCTTTATTAAAACCCAGTTCCTTAGTTTTTGATTattccactttttttttctaacttcttTACGTTTATTACATGTTTGATAGGTGACTTTATGATCCAATATTTCAATTCGAATATTAGtacatttttcataaatatcAAGATTCTGGTCGGAGATGGATTGTACTGACTAATGTCTGAAACGTTGATACAGGTTCTTGATCAGACCAAGATTCTGTCTAAATAAAAAAGCTGTTTTGAGTTAAGAgtgtttttgttcttttttgataaaaagaaaaaactctgATCAAATGGTCTGCGAGATGGAGACTGATCAGACCGAAGAGATGGACATCGAAGTCTTGTCATCCATGTGGCCAGAAGATGTCGGAACCCAAGCAGACAACAACCAGTTCAACGTCGAGAAACCCGCGGGAGATTCAGACACCTTAAAAGAAGTCGACATCGCCGAGAAACGCACCATGGCGGATCTAAAACGCTTACCCGAACTCATGAACACGACAGACCAAGGCACCTCTCAGCTAACCAACCTAGTGAAACAATGGGAGTATATGCAAGACCACGCGGTTAAGCTACTACGAGAAGAGCTCAAAATCCTCAccaaacaaagagaagaagCCGAAGCCAAAGAGCTAAAGATCATAGAAGAGCATAACTTCGAGAGCCAAGAGCCTGAGAACGTTCCTGTTTTGGATGATACGAGCCATTTGTTCCGAAGGTTTAAGCACAAGAAACGTGATGCGTTGATCGGTAGCAAAAGGGTTGAGATCGACGAGGAGTTTGACACGGTTGCATACTGGAAACAGAAGGCGTTGAGTTTGGAGAAGATGCTTGAAGCGAGTaccgagagagagaggaggTTGATTGAGAAGCTGAACGAGAGTTTGAAGACTATGGAGAGTCACTCTGCACCGGTTGAAGAGTTGACTCAGAATCTCAAGAGAGCTGAAGGGTTCTTGCATTTCATACTTCAGAATGCACCTATTGTTATGGGACATCAAGATAAAGATCTGCGTTACTTGTTCATCTACAACAAGTTTCCTACCTTAAGAGAGCAGGTAAGAGTTCTTCTTTGTTCTGGATTAGGCATCGATGTCCAGTTTTCGGTTTGGGtattttggttttggattttttCGGTTCTAGAGATTTAAAACGGTTTGGTTATTTACAAAATACGGGTCAGTTTCAGTTCGGTTATTTAGGCTCGATTTGGATAGCAAAGTTGAGAACCAGCtaatatctgatttttttttgatccgGTTCGGTTCCGATTTTTCAGATAATTTTGgattatattgataaaaatgtCGGATAATTTGGATTTTAGGTTAAATATCGAGTACTTCGAATTATTCGGATAAAAATATCagatgattttaaatatttcgagtaaaaaatattcgggtaatttgaaattttggatcattatgtttataaatagtatgtttaggatatttggttatttaaaactaaatatactTAATGCTTTAGATAtagaatttgtattttaaaattttggatacccaGGAGTTTTAGAGATATAATATCCGTCcggttatttatgaattttggtttggttccggTTATTTCAGTTTGGTATGGTTTTGTTCTTCGGATCCGGATTGATGATTCTCATGAGAAAGTGTGTCTGAGTCAAACATGTGTTTCTTACTACTGTCTCAGGACATTTTGGGGAAGACAGACGTGGAGATATTCCATGGAGGTGGAGTGAAAGAGTCTGAAGATTTCAAGAGAGAGGTTCTTGAGAAAGGCAAAGCTTCAAAGAGAGAGATCACATTTGAGACAGAGTTATTCGGATCAAAGACGTTTTTGATATACGTTGAGCCTGTTTACAACAAAGCTCGTGAGAAAATCGGTATCAACTACATGGGAATGGAAGTAACTGATCAGGtgaggaagagagaaaaaatgGCTAAACTTAGAGAAGACAATGCAGTGAGAAAAGCAATGGAATCAGAGCTGAACAAGACCATTCACATTACAGAGGAGACAATGAGAGCTAAGCAGATGTTAGCTACAATGTCACATGAGATAAGATCACCGTTGTCAGGAGTAGTGGGAATGGCTGAGATACTTTCTACTACAAAGTTGGATAAGGAGCAAAGACAGTTGTTGACTGTTATGATGTCTTCTGGAGATTTGGTGCTTCAGTTGATTAATGATATTCTTGATCTCTCCAAGGTTGAATCAGGTAAgataacaatgtttttttttttcaaattgtgtTTCCCATCTTTTTCAGATTCTTGATGAcatgttttgtgtgtttttttaagGTGTGATGAGACTAGAAGCTACCAAGTTTAGACCAAGAGAAGTGGTGAAGCATGTGCTTCAGACAGCTGCTGCGTCACTGAAAAAGGACTTGACATTGGAAGGAAACATTACAGATGAAGTTCCTATAGAGGTTAACACACAAACAACACATTGTCTGAAAAGAGTTAACGTGGCAAAGTCATTGtaatctaactttttttttaatgtttaggTAGTTGGAGATGTTCTAAGGGTTCGGCAGATTCTCACCAACTTGATCAGCAACGCTATTAAGTTTACACATGAAGGAAAGGTTGGGATCAAACTCAAAGTGATATCAGAACCATCCTTTGCGAGTGGTATGGAGCTAAACGCAGACGCTGAAGAACAAAACGGTTTGACTGAGACAGAGACTTCGGTTTGGATCCGCTGTGACGTTTATGATACTGGAATTGGAATCCCAGGCAAGTTCAAGAACCTCGAAAAGAACAAAACTCAAGCTAAGCTATTAGACCTGCTGTTATTACCCCAACCtgtcgaaccgaaccgaaaagtCCGATTTTCAGTTAGTTCGGTTAGAAGATTCGATTCAGTTaggaaactaaaaaatatttggtttcggtttggttcatTAACCGGTTAgttcgttttttaaaaaaagaaaaaataccaAACAGTACTAATTTCAACCAAAATTccaaccgaactaaccaaaatctGAACCGATTAACTGACCCGAACTAACCGAAGAAACCGAACCCGCAGGCGTATAAGCTATAGTTATTAAATATTAACCATGTCCATGTTTTGGTGTTTCTTTGTGCAGAAAAAGCACTTCCTTGTTTGTTCAAGAAGTACATGCAAGCAAGCGCTGATCACGCTCGCAAATACGGTGGAACTGGTCTCGGTCTCGCCATTTGTAAACAGCTGGTAAACTAATCTTCACATTACACAACACAGGTTTTAAAACTATTCATCACAGTAGAGGCAAACCATTCTGTTGTTTGTTTAACAGGTTGAGTTGATGGGAGGTCAACTTACAGTGACAAGCCAGGTCAGCGCCGGTTCAACGTTCACGTTCATATTACCGTACAAAGTTGCAACATCAGATGATCATTCGGATGATCAAGATTTCTCTGACATGGTGGATCATCACCAACCAGAACCAGACGACACAACCGAAGGATATTTCCAGTTTAAACCGCTTCTTGGTTCTATATATTCTAATGGAGGACCGGTCATAGGCAATAATAACTTCTTACCTCATAAAGTCATGCTCACTAGCCCTCTTAAACTCGTCAACGGCTTTGTAGCCGAACCTTCTAACAACACTGGACAAAGTGAGACGACTCAGGTTGAAAACAATGGTTACATGGATGAAACCTGTTATGGTCCATGTCTCTCTAAGGAAACAGAATCTTGTAGCAGTTCACAAGCTAGCTCAGGAGGTGGAACATTAGAAATGGAGTCAGAGCTTACAGTTTCATCTCGTAGGGAAGaggaaacaacatcaaagcagcCAAAGATTTTGCTAGTGGAAGATAATAAAATCAACATCATGGTTGCAAAGTCTATGATGAAGCAGTTAGGCTATACCTTTGATATTGCTAATAATGGAGTTGAAGCCATAAACGCCATTAAAGACTCCAGCTATGATTTGGTGCTAATGGTAAGTCAATTCTCTAAAGatccaaaaactcaaaatccttTTCAACTTACTTAATTTGAGTTCACACTTCACAGGATGTGTGCATGCCAGTTCTGGATGGTTTAAAAGCTACGAGACTGATCCGTTCATATGAAGAATCTGGGAAGTGGGATGCTGCAATAGAAGCTGGAGTAGATATAAAGATATCAGAGAATGAACAAGCTTGTGTGCATTCCACAAACCGGCTGCCTATAATAGCGGTTAGTACTTCTTCATCACATAGATCTCTTAGGTCTGGGAATTTTAGGTATCAGTTCGGCTAAGATATTTCGGGTTAGGGTCTAGAGGATCAATTTACTATCTGACCtatttttggttcgggtttggatatagCTCGAGTAGTTTCGGGTTCAGATTCGGTTCGTTTCGGATAGTATAGCCACTAATCCGGAAAATTTCTGGGAAAATCAGTTTCCGTTTAATTTTCGTTTCAGGTATAGAAATATAGGAACCATTCACATGTTTGAGGGTTTCGGTCGGTTCTAGTTTCGGttatttcggttcggatcttaGGTCCCGGTTTTTTTTTGCACTGAACTATGGATACATACCTTGAAAAAATTTTGAAGAGTAAAATGCGTTGTGGAATTTTGCAGATGACGGCAAATACATTAGCAGAGAGCTCAGAAGAATGTTATGCAAATGGTATGGACTCTTTTATTTCAAAACCTGTAACGTTGCAAAAACTAAAAGAGTGTCTACGACAGTATCTGCACTGAGATTTTCAGAGTTTTGGTATAGATTAAGTGTATGTGTTGTGTATAAAAGGTGTTAGGAAAAAAGTTTTGGAGAGCTGAGCTATACAAAGTTAGCTTGCTCTCTTAGAGATTGTACAGTTTATCAATAAAAAAAGCTTGTCTTCTTTATTTATCTTGATTTCGGTTGGCTGTAACCAAACTACCAAAGACTCCCAATGGGATCGTCATGTTCACAACGCTGCGAGTTCCATATATAAAACCGGGCCTCAAGATTATCCCTGTAGTACAATATTAACCAAAACCTCATATATATAGTCAAATCCAAATGTAGGATAACTATTAATATGGTTTGGGTTGATTTTATGCTAATTATAGAAAGTTGAAAGAACCAGAATTAGAAAAAAGCTAAACCAATGGCGCATGTACAGAATTCAACACGTGACTCACGTGGTTTGATAAAAACCATCAGCGGCCTAGTTTGTGTTTCTTGGACTAGAATTCAAATTGGGCTTCCATAGGCCCATTGTTTCTCGTGTTAAGCGGAGTAAGGATGAATCTACTCCTGCTGCCAAACAGCAGCTTAAACATTTCAATGGGAGAAGAAGAGTGAGATTTGGGATCACAGTAAAATCAGTCGACAGTAGCTGCTTCTCAAATCTCAACCGATCCGTTCTGAGATCGAAAGGAAGCTTCGATTATCGTCTTTGATGGCGAAGGAGCAAATCTTGAGGCCTTGGTTTCTGGATCTCGTACCGGCTTTGGTTATCCTGCTCGCCGCAGCTCATGTCATCGCCTTGGTACTTTCTCGTGATCTTAATATCTCTTTTGTACGCTCTATTCTCTAATCGTTGATCCTCTTGTGTGTTGGTAGGGTTACTGGATTTACAGATTGGCGACTGATCGTCGAGCTCAGAGTCAGAGAGGAAAGTTTCACTGAGGAAACCGTCGAGAGTAGGTTTCGTAAGCTGCATAGTTCCATAAACTGGCGGGTTTTGCTTCCGATCTGATGTTTGTAGCTTAAGATGTCGTTAGGTGGATGGATCATATATCTGTTTACACCTATGCTTGTAGCTTCTCTCGACTTTTTAtgcaattttttgtttgtttgttttaaataGATTTTGTAACGATTTTCATTGTTTTGTTTCACTACACCGTTGTATTTTGATGTCTGCAGCCAGTAAATTTGAAACGAATTCTCTGTGCTTAATGGTTTAATTTGAGTTCTTGAGCTCCATTCAGCGTCAAAGACTATTGTTGTCATCATGTGATAGTTTTCCATAAAGAAGATGGAAATAGTTTGCATGCTAGATCAGCTTCACTAACTCTAAGTCTCTGTCTATGTTTTAACATGTATTAAGTAAAGGATTGAACACAATGAAGGGATTCTTTAATTCATTCTTAGGTTCTggtttgttctttttttggatttattagTCTGTTCATCTATTCTCATTGAAAAATAAAGCTGAGATTCTTTGCGTCCTACCTTGCTGATCTCTACTACTATAATAAATCATTGAATAGATGGTTTCATATGCCAGGTATCCTTCAGTGGTGTTTCACAAATAGTCTGCGGGTAAGGCCAATATAGATGTTTCTCCAGTTGTGTTCATCAAGACAGAGTTGTAGTCTAATCTCTATAGTTACTGACATTTAAGGATCCCGCTGCAAGATGTAACCATGAGTGGAAAACTGTCTTGGAAAACCATTTTATATTTGCTGTGTAGTCATCATTTAAATAACTACGTATCAAATCATGACAGGTTTAGGAGAGCTAATTAACTTCACACAAAAACCAAACCTTTTCCTTGGTGTGCTTataaattcaagttcattaaaTTTTCCTTTGTCCTGTTTATTTCCTTTTGTagaatgtagttttttttaattttaaatgcgTCATGCGTGAGGTTTATGATTCATCCGTTAATTGGCCAAATTGATGATCTTTTATCCATGTATACTTCACATGGTGACTCCAATGCGTGTATCAGCTAATGGTCGGTGGATATACCGATTTGTTCTCGTATCCAACTATAAGTTTTCCACTTGCTTGTCACTGTACCTACAAATATTTATCCGTTAACGCTTTCTTTACGCGTAACTTTGTTGGTGACTTCGGAGGCAACTTTTGTGATGAAAAGCAACCAAAAGTACAGAGAGCAAGAGTATATAATAACACAATACTATATGCAAATCATTGATTTACAGCTACAAATGGCATTTCCACCAACTATTAAGCTTTTATTTTcgtgtataaatattaaaaagttaataataataactcGACAAAAGTTGTTCGTGCCTGCTGCCAAGTGCAATAATTATGAATTAGTTGGTTTAACATGTGGTTGCACCATTAATTCCAAATGAATGCAATTATTTACCAATTGAAAACATGAAactgaataaataaaattaaaaaaagaatcatAAGAAGAAACACACAAATCTCTAATTTTTGTTGATGAGAGTAAAAATAATATCTCCCACCgcgttgatttttttttttttttccgtcgaaaggtttttaatattaaaaatgggCCAAGCccaatacaaataaaaaaacaaacaaaagccCAATAGAAACAAAGGGGCAAACACGCTTCTCAACTGGGCCACACATTCCGGCCCAACTTGAAGAAAACCCTAACCCTTCACGCGATTGACTTCGCCGCCTCGCATCCCAGCATCTCTGCTGCTTGGACACGTGTTGCCATCCTCGCCGTCGAGGATACACGTGTTGCGAGGACACCACGTCACCACCGCTTCGCGTTTTCGTCGGAGATCCAAACATCCCATCTTCCGACCACCCCGGAACTCAAAAGCTCCGACAATCTTCTTCCGACCATCCCATCTTTGGGTCTCTAAAAACCGGAGGTAATCAATCGCCGCGGCGAGATCTCCTCCAACACCGTTCACCACAGACCCTCAAGAAGAGACGTCGCATGCATCGCCACTCTTTCCGCCGGAGAACTTTCCTCTCCTCCGACGACCCACAACCAACCGAATCATAATAAAACCAGGAtaaaaccaaaaccctaaaagaTAAGGGACCTAAACCGACAGCGTAGGGCTATGTGAGCCCCTACCCTCCGGAGCCAAAACCGGCGAAGACGGAGCAGAGAAAGCCTCCCCTTCCCGGGAACTAGAACCGGCGGCGGCGAAGCTGAagaagcctccacctcccggagAAACAAACCACTGACACATGCAAGCCTCTCTTCTCACGCCGTTAGCCACCACGCGACCGCGTCTTCCCTCCACGCGAGGAGACCACCGATGAGTGATGATTCCAATCCAGAGCTCCGACAAAGCAAATCGGTGAGGCGCGACGAAGAAGAGGTTAAAAGCAACCTCTTTGAACAAGAATAAGGATTCCGGCGACGGCacggacgctcacgcgccggccgtaCGCCGGAGAGAAATCTCAGatctcctttctctctcctttctctctcctttctctctcttgaTCTTGCATCCAGCTTGTTCACTCTCTCCCACCGCGTTGATTATTCAAGTAATTTATCGGGAATTATATCATATGGTTAGTCATTAACTAAGAAAAACACATGAAATACAGATAAGCCAAGGACACTATTggaattttcttataaaactcCAAAGCCATTTCAAGCCCCTTTTATTTTGTCACACCACACAAGTCGCCCTttggtagagagagagagaaaggccAACGACCACAGATAACAAACCCATACCATAACACCATGAGCCCCTCCAAGCAGCGACATCTTCGCAGCTCCACCGGCGATACCAAGTCAAAACCGTTAAGATCCGCCTCCTCCTCCGCCACACCGGAGTGGATCGCAGAAGCAATCAACGGCGGCTCCCTCCGCCGCGTAGATCCCGAAACAGGCACCGACGGCTGGGCTTCACCTCCCGGCGACGTCTTCTCCCTCCGCTCCGACTCCTActtaaccaaaaaacaaaaatccccCGCCGGAGATTACCTCCTCTCTCCCGCGGGAATGGACTGGCTCAAATCAACCTCGAAACTCGAAAACGTCCTCGCGCGTCCCGATAACCGCGTGGCGCACGCGCTCAGAAAAGCTCAATCACGCGGCCAATCTCTCAAGTCCTTCATCTTCGCCGTGAACCTCCAGATCCCGGGGAAAGACCACCACAGCGCGGTGTTCTACTTCGCCGCGGAGGAGCCGATCCCCTCCGGATCGCTCCTCCACCGGTTTATAAACGGCGACGACTCGTTCCGGAACCAGAGGTTCAAGATCGTGAACCGGATCGTGAAAGGGCCATGGGTGGTTAAAGCGGCCGTTGGGAACTACGGCGCGTGCCTTCTAGGGAAGGCGCTGACGTGCAATTACCACAGAGGCGATAACTACTTCGAGATCGACGTCGATATATGCAGCTCGGCGATCGCGACGGCGATTCTGCGGCTGGCGCTGGGGTACGTGACGAGCGTGACGATCGATATGGGGTTTTTGGCGGAGGCGCAGACGGAGGAGGAGCTGCCGGAGAGGTTGATCGGAGCTGTGAGGGTTTGTCAGATGGAAATGTCGTCGGCGTTTGTGGTCGACGCGCCGCCGCCTCAGCAACTGGCGTCGCAGCCGTGTAGAACGTTGAGTTTGGCGAAAGTTAACCACGACGAGGACGAGGATTGACGATTTTGAATTCGAGTACGGACAATTCACCAAACCAGAGGTCAATGCGTAACTGAGTGTATAATCTAATATCCAAGAATCTGAAACAGTTTTCATCGAGCTCCAGTCAAATCTATGTTACATGAGATATTTTGGAGGatgttgtaaataatttttatttttactgagAATTTTTTATGGTacattaatgaaaataaattgaaattcgaGGGTTCTTTTTGATAATAGTCCACTTTCCTCGGAAGAAAAAGCGTGTGATGATGTTTTATAGTCGTGGGGGAAGAAGATTCGTCACTATTATGTGAAAAGCGAAAATGTTGAAAACTTGGCGATATTTTCACCTCGAaatccaaaaagaaaagaaaagtgtaAATAAGATGTATGTATGTTGGGCTGATTGATTGTTTGGGCTTTGACGGCTGAGAGCTGAAAACCATGCATGTATGTTGGGCTGTATAATAATCTACTCTGTGATGACTTTCGCAGTGCATCATATCGATAAAACCGAACCTGCACATAGGGTTGAACATTTTATCTTGACCCGTAGCCGAACTTGATCGAACCGAAATAGTAAAATACCCAAACgagtattaaattaaaaaaattaaatatacaaataaccaaatatatgtataattaatttcatatttgtaatttacatctatcattttattcaaaatatttataatgatgatgcacatgatttaaaaatcagataatatacatataattgcAGATAAAATGATTTGttattcatttaaaatgtatatcaaactTCTTATTTCATATattcacaaaaaaattatttagagcCTCAAAACAATAACTATAttacttttttctatttttaaaatggtAACCTATTAAAACTTAGAAATCAATTAAGTAAATGgtaaattttgaagttaaaaactcgagcaatgaaaattttgaatttttttttctaaaatcaaaatatatgaaCTCAACTAACGGTAGGTAACTGAACCGGCTTGATATGTAAAAATATCATAACCCGATATGATATGTAAAATATCTGAATCTAGATTCCAATActaaaatacccaaaaaattgtaatattcGATCAAAACTCGAACGAATATCCGAACGTCAAATAAACTCCAGCATTGTTGAAATGCCTCTAACAGCGGAATAAACGAATCCAAGATCCGGATAATAGTTGTATCCGGGTCAAAAAAACCTCCGAACCCAATTTAAAGAAACGGGTTTGGACTGTGGGAATAaaagtatttttcttttcttttatctctGTTTAAAAAAGTATTTGGACGGAAACATCTGATTAAGGATCGGATCTAGGTCTCTACTTCTTCCCCGATTTCTCTCTATAGCTCGTCGATCGAAGAAGTAACGTAAATGGACAAAGGCAAAGCAGTGATGGGTGCTGGTCGGAGATGGGCCGTAGATTTCTCGGACCAATCTACCGTTCCATCTTCCCGGGACATCCTCGATCCACCTGGCTTCTCTCGTGCTTCTCCCGAACAGGtattgaatttgaatttgaatttgaattaatttgataaatttGTACGGGGAATTGACTACTGGGTTATCGATTGATTTCGTTGTTTTCAGGATGATTCAGCAACGAGCCGCCAAAAGAAAGACGCTGAAGCTACTTGGAAACTTCAGGTACTTTTAATGTCTAATCTGAAAGTCAGTAGTTGTCTTAAATCGTACGGAATCGATCATGGTCACTGCTAGAGTATCTTAAAAGCCATTGACTTTGAAGTGTTGTAGACCTTTTACATAAgaattatccttttttttttctatctctcATTGTTCAAATTTGCTTATAGATGATGTGG encodes:
- the LOC106430191 gene encoding protein ENHANCED DISEASE RESISTANCE 2-like, which gives rise to MSPSKQRHLRSSTGDTKSKPLRSASSSATPEWIAEAINGGSLRRVDPETGTDGWASPPGDVFSLRSDSYLTKKQKSPAGDYLLSPAGMDWLKSTSKLENVLARPDNRVAHALRKAQSRGQSLKSFIFAVNLQIPGKDHHSAVFYFAAEEPIPSGSLLHRFINGDDSFRNQRFKIVNRIVKGPWVVKAAVGNYGACLLGKALTCNYHRGDNYFEIDVDICSSAIATAILRLALGYVTSVTIDMGFLAEAQTEEELPERLIGAVRVCQMEMSSAFVVDAPPPQQLASQPCRTLSLAKVNHDEDED
- the LOC106443069 gene encoding uncharacterized protein LOC106443069, translating into MAKEQILRPWFLDLVPALVILLAAAHVIALGYWIYRLATDRRAQSQRGKFH